The following DNA comes from Candidatus Aminicenantes bacterium.
GCGGTCGACCCTGTTCTCGTCAAAGAGGGTCACGTAATCCACGCAGGCCAGCGCGGAAATGATCAGCACCCTTCCCTGCTCGTCGATCAGGGCGCGTGCTTCGCCCTTCAGGTCCTTGAGCGAGCGGTCGGAATTCAAGGCCACCACCAGGATATCGCCCATGGCCTTGGCCTGCTGGAGATAGCGGATGTGGCCGACGTGGATCAAGTCGAAGCCGCCGTTGGCCAGAACGACGGTTTTGGCGAGTTTTTTTTCAGCGGCGATATTTGTCGCCAGTTCCGCCAGCGGATAATACTTACGCCAGGGCATCCAGCAGTTCCTGAAGCCCGACTGGATACGCTCCTTCATGCATGACCACGATGCCGCCGGCGATATTGGCCAGTCGCGCGGCATCCAGCAGGGAGGCACCCGCGGCCAGGCTCAGCCCCAAGACCGCCAGCACGGTGTCGCCGGCGCCGGTGACGTCGACAATTTGCGCCGTCCCGTGGATGCCCAGGACATTCGTCTTTTGCCCGCGGGAAAAAATCTGCATCCCCTTCTGTCCCCTTTTCAGCACGATGCCGTCGGCGGCCAGCCTGTCCAGCAGTTCGCAACCGGCCCGGATGAAATCGTCGTCGGCCAGGAATCGCCGCTGCGGGAAGATGT
Coding sequences within:
- a CDS encoding adenylyltransferase/cytidyltransferase family protein, whose amino-acid sequence is MPWRKYYPLAELATNIAAEKKLAKTVVLANGGFDLIHVGHIRYLQQAKAMGDILVVALNSDRSLKDLKGEARALIDEQGRVLIISALACVDYVTLFDENRVDRVLLALTPDFHCKGSDYSLETIPEREIVRSYGGAMAIVGGEKVRSTSLLIKKIKEIHG